The following proteins come from a genomic window of Malus sylvestris chromosome 4, drMalSylv7.2, whole genome shotgun sequence:
- the LOC126618674 gene encoding uncharacterized protein LOC126618674, whose translation MMPSRRKKWTESEERTLIDRYGEMVSDGTLAKMKTREKKFKPIACYVNSVHHVRDPIAYRWQWSWKDVSTKVQNMRHQYLLVKQKIKKQQPECNSGGGGGGVGSSGGGSGECSEEEFDWMEGLAHWSNFLRYKEVFGDVEIVSNSGNDLMVSVNGDGENGGRFVGSGRGMGLVDFGQLGHSDGDFGAGIDGVENAVMGLGFEFDGEEGEENFNRCDRLRQDGDDKFVFEEVEQNGHNLKKRKKKREVSTGLGKKKAWAFLGNQLGKLKKMEARFEHREAERERDRRRSENFRMECEQEREQKWEEWANKKETQEKTREKLKKQRILEWEALEKESEERERRRKEDELIHEREWEERMNRRRTEWKTRIDEMLAHHRAEMGQMQTRILHEQQSLTSQLLGIVSQWPAHPAGQSDHTSASNHYLSQMMQNLHHVNILVHDDARVDGENQDDQYILDG comes from the coding sequence ATGATGCCCtcgagaagaaagaagtggACAGAGTCCGAGGAGAGAACTCTGATCGACAGATATGGAGAGATGGTCTCTGATGGGACCCTTGCTAAGATGAAAACCAGAGAGAAAAAGTTTAAACCCATTGCCTGCTATGTGAATTCTGTGCACCATGTTCGAGACCCGATTGCGTATCGTTGGCAGTGGTCTTGGAAGGATGTTTCCACCAAGGTCCAGAACATGAGGCACCAGTATTTGCTTGTCAAGCAGAAGATTAAGAAGCAGCAACCCGAGTGTAATTCGGGGGGCGGTGGGGGTGGTGTTGGTAGTAGTGGTGGTGGGAGTGGGGAGTGTAGTGAGGAGGAGTTTGATTGGATGGAGGGCCTTGCGCATTGGTCGAATTTTTTGAGGTATAAGGAGGTTTTTGGGGATGTGGAGATTGTGAGTAATAGTGGTAATGATTTGATGGTGTCTGTGAATGGGGATGGTGAGAATGGTGGGAGGTTTGTGGGGAGTGGGAGGGGAATGGGGCTTGTGGACTTTGGGCAATTGGGGCATTCAGATGGGGATTTTGGGGCGGGGATTGATGGGGTTGAGAATGCAGTGATGGGTTTGGGATTTGAGTTTGACGGGGAGGAGGGAGAGGAGAATTTTAATCGTTGTGATCGGTTGAGGCAGGATGGAGATGACAAGTTTGTGTTCGAAGAAGTTGAGCAAAATGGTCATAatttaaagaagaggaagaagaagagggaggtgTCGACAGGGTTGGGAAAGAAGAAGGCATGGGCCTTTCTAGGTAACCAACTGGGCAAGTTGAAGAAAATGGAGGCACGGTTTGAGCATCGCGAGGCAGAGAGAGAACGGGACAGACGGAGGAGTGAGAATTTTAGAATGGAGTGTGAGCAAGAACGAGAGCAGAAATGGGAGGAATGGGCAAATAAAAAGGAGACGCAAGAGAAGACAAGAGAGAAGTTAAAGAAGCAGAGGATTCTAGAATGGGAAGCATTGGAGAAGGagagtgaagagagagaaagaagaagaaaagaggacGAGTTGATTCATGAGAGGGAATGGGAGGAGAGGATGAATAGGAGGAGAACAGAATGGAAGACGAGGATTGATGAAATGTTGGCTCACCACCGGGCAGAGATGGGCCAGATGCAGACTCGTATTCTTCACGAGCAACAAAGCCTTACAAGCCAGTTACTTGGGATTGTCTCTCAGTGGCCTGCTCATCCAGCTGGACAGTCTGATCATACAAGTGCTAGTAACCAttatttatcacaaatgatGCAGAACTTGCACCATGTGAATATTTTGGTTCATGATGATGCTAGGGTTGACGGAGAAAATCAAGATGATCAATACATTCTCGATGGATAA
- the LOC126618686 gene encoding probable magnesium transporter NIPA2, translating to MGISRDNVHGLTLAVSSSIFIGTSFIIKKKGLKKAGATGTRAGLGGYTYLYEPLWWAGMIAMIVGEIANFAAYAFAPAILVTPLGALSIIVSAVLAHFVLKEKLHIFGVLGCVLCVVGSVSIVLHAPQEKPIYSVKQVWHHATQPGFIIYTCIVLILVAVLIVRYVPRYGQTHMIVYVGICSLMGSLTVMSVKAVGIALKLTFSGTNQFKYFETWIFVLIVTVCCLFQINYLNKALDTFNTAVISPVYYVMFTIFTILASVILFKDWESQNGSHIVTELCGFITILSGTFLLHKTKDMGNDPPKEPSGFKSPSHLDSSSNS from the exons ATGGGGATATCGCGTGACAATGTTCATGGACTCACTCTTGCGGTTTCTTCAAGCATTTTCATTGGCACTAGTTTTATCATCAAGAAGAAAGGTCTTAAAAAGGCCGGCGCTACAGGAACCAGAGCAG GATTAGGAGGGTATACGTACTTGTATGAACCCTTGTGGTGGGCTGGGATGATAGCAA TGATTGTTGGGGAGATAGCTAACTTTGCGGCTTATGCATTTGCTCCAGCAATTCTCGTAACTCCCTTGGGAGCTTTAAGTATTATTGTCAG tgcAGTGCTTGCTCATTTtgttttgaaggaaaaattgcaTATTTTTGGTGTGCTTGGTTGTGTTCTTTGCGTGGTGGGTTCTGTAAGTATTGTATTGCATGCTCCACAAGAGAAACCAATATATTCCGTTAAGCAAGTGTGGCATCATGCTACGCAGCCAG GCTTCATCATCTACACATGTATAGTATTGATTCTGGTTGCTGTCCTCATTGTCCGTTATGTGCCACGCTACGGGCAAACCCACATGATCGTCTATGTTGGTATCTGttcactcatgggatctcttacG GTTATGAGTGTGAAGGCAGTGGGAATAGCTCTGAAGCTGACGTTTTCCGGAACAAATCAATTTAAATACTTCGAGACTTGGATTTTTGTGTTGATAGTGACAGTATGCTGTCTTTTTCAGATCAACTACTTAAACAAG GCTCTTGACACGTTTAACACTGCCGTCATATCTCCAGTCTACTACGTTATGTTCACAATATTCACCATTCTTGCCAGTGTGATCTTGTTCAAG GACTGGGAGTCACAAAATGGATCACACATAGTGACTGAACTGTGTGGTTTCATCACTATATTATCCGGTACATTTCTccttcacaaaacaaaggacaTGGGAAATGATCCACCCAAGGAACCCTCCGGATTCAAAAGTCCGAGCCACTTAGATTCATCCTCGAATTCCTGA
- the LOC126618672 gene encoding pentatricopeptide repeat-containing protein At1g62914, mitochondrial-like: MKIKTITTRLPNSTDRFKQPHLESDNLIQTRCKSGKIRKDEALGYFDSMIQTKPLPSIWTFNCLFGALSKMKQYSAVVSMCKQLLGCAQFRPEVGTLNILMNCLCCVNQVDLGFSVLAITLKYGLNPDAHTINTLLHGLCKYRSLAEAMEFFQEIEMKGYKCDEITYATMINGLCKAGKTSKALEILTKMWEDGMFKPNQECYNPITDSLCKERRIDEALILFRDMISKSVVPNVFNYNTLIHGLCNTSRWEEVLSLFEGMVDHGVKPNVVTYNTLIYALCQSGRMEKAKSYLICMLNSGISPDVYTYSILISSLCKEERIQEALTLLENMTTKGIKPDVVTFTSLISASCKSGNWEEGVRLFKTMIGYGALPNIVTYSAVLDALCKEGKTAEALNLVEEMISRGEKPNVVTYNSLINGLCRTNQWREATRLFDKMLCHGILPNRLTLKILSGALCNGGMADEVCKEFKARMDGALKIFPNASCAE; encoded by the exons ATGAAGATAAAGACGATAACCACGAGACTTCCTAACTCAACAG ATAGATTTAAACAACCCCATTTGGAATCGGACAATTTGATTCAAACTCGATGCAAATCCGGAAAAATTAGGAAAGATGAAGCATTGGGTTACTTCGATTCCATGATTCAAACCAAACCCTTGCCATCTATTTGGACTTTCAATTGTTTGTTTGGGGCACTCTCCAAGATGAAGCAGTATTCTGCTGTCGTTTCTATGTGTAAACAGTTGCTGGGTTGCGCTCAATTCCGACCTGAGGTGGGTACATTGAATATTCTTATGAATTGCTTGTGCTGTGTGAATcaggtggatttgggtttctctGTTTTAGCAATTACCCTTAAATATGGTCTTAATCCCGATGCTCATACTATAAATACTTTGCTCCATGGACTTTGCAAGTACCGTTCCCTGGCCGAGGCAATGGAGTTCTTCCAAGAAATAGAAATGAAAGGATACAAATGCGATGAAATCACTTATGCTACCATGATCAATGGACTATGCAAAGCTGGGAAAACTTCTAAGGCGCTCGAGATACTTACAAAGATGTGGGAAGATGGAATGTTCAAGCCCAACCAAGAATGCTACAATCCAATCACTGATAGCCTCTGTAAAGAAAGACGAATAGACGAGGCCTTGATCCTATTTCGAGATATGATCAGCAAAAGTGTTGTACCGAATGTTTTCAATTATAACACATTGATTCATGGGTTATGCAACACGAGTCGCTGGGAAGAAGTGCTCTCTCTTTTTGAAGGAATGGTAGATCACGGAGTCAAGCCTAATGTTGTCACCTACAACACACTAATTTATGCATTGTGCCAATCGGGGAGGATGGAAAAGGCCAAGAGCTACTTGATTTGCATGCTTAACAGTGGAATTTCACCAGATGTATACACATATAGTATTCTTATCAGTAGTCTTTGCAAGGAAGAAAGAATTCAAGAAGCGCTTACTTTGTTGGAAAATATGACGACGAAAGGCATAAAGCCTGATGTTGTCACTTTTACTTCCTTGATTTCTGCATCATGCAAGTCTGGTAACTGGGAGGAAGGTGTGAGgttattcaaaaccatgattggTTATGGAGCCTTGCCTAATATTGTTACATACAGTGCTGTTCTGGATGCTTTATGCAAGGAAGGGAAGACAGCAGAGGCACTGAATCTTGTGGAAGAAATGATCAGTAGGGGGGAAAAGCCTAATGTTGTGACTTACAACTCCTTAATTAATGGATTGTGTCGTACCAACCAATGGAGAGAAGCCACAaggttgtttgacaaaatgttaTGCCATGGAATCTTACCTAATCGCCTAACTTTGAAGATACTTTCGGGTGCTCTCTGCAATGGAGGGATGGCCGATGAGGTTTGCAAAGAATTTAAGGCGAGAATGGATGGAGCTTTGAAGATTTTTCCTAATGCTTCATGTGCAGAATAA